The following are from one region of the Staphylococcus schleiferi genome:
- a CDS encoding DUF806 family protein yields the protein MNVTDKIYDAIVSNPSITVEDNVFKYVVPENFHTKTNQPIVRITPLPYNPNDYADNEEMAREYDYQIDVWWSENEPEQQAESIVKALKQLNFKVYYREPLYEVETLTFREIIRANGSLFI from the coding sequence ATGAATGTAACCGATAAAATTTATGATGCAATCGTAAGTAACCCAAGTATTACTGTGGAAGATAACGTCTTTAAGTACGTTGTTCCTGAAAACTTCCACACTAAAACAAATCAGCCTATCGTAAGAATTACTCCATTGCCATATAATCCGAACGATTATGCTGACAATGAAGAAATGGCGCGTGAGTACGACTATCAAATCGATGTTTGGTGGTCTGAAAACGAACCCGAGCAGCAAGCAGAAAGTATTGTGAAAGCATTAAAACAATTAAATTTTAAAGTTTATTACAGAGAACCCTTGTACGAAGTTGAGACTCTAACTTTTAGAGAAATCATTCGTGCAAACGGTTCTCTATTTATTTAG
- a CDS encoding HK97-gp10 family putative phage morphogenesis protein, whose translation MAVSNVKTDRGSGEKYVDIGYTKGYAHRIHATEFGTMYQRPQLWITKTEKSNRQLVYSAMLTAMKRSLK comes from the coding sequence ATTGCTGTATCTAATGTAAAAACCGACAGAGGTTCGGGAGAAAAATACGTAGACATTGGATATACAAAAGGTTATGCACACCGTATACATGCAACAGAATTCGGAACGATGTATCAAAGACCGCAATTGTGGATTACTAAAACTGAAAAAAGTAATAGGCAGTTAGTGTATAGTGCCATGTTAACTGCGATGAAGAGGTCATTAAAATGA
- a CDS encoding head-tail connector protein: MSDLELLKKHCKIDHSYEDDLLIMYYDWAKQDIADAVTDDLDWLEKQTLYRAAVFPLTAYYFENRLAYTERNLNYAPHMVLSVVHKLRDAYAVQSEQIK, encoded by the coding sequence GTGAGTGATTTAGAGTTGTTAAAAAAACATTGTAAAATCGACCATTCTTACGAAGATGATTTGTTGATAATGTATTACGATTGGGCAAAACAAGACATTGCAGACGCGGTTACTGATGATTTAGATTGGCTCGAGAAACAAACGTTGTATAGAGCAGCGGTTTTTCCACTCACTGCATATTATTTTGAAAACCGTCTTGCTTACACTGAAAGAAACCTAAACTACGCACCACACATGGTTTTAAGTGTTGTGCATAAATTGAGGGACGCCTATGCGGTTCAATCCGAACAGATTAAATGA
- a CDS encoding phage portal protein, with amino-acid sequence MGIFLRNENRDLQYNEDDLQMMVQTLPGFQGTNLRQYTPIDAIKHSDIFTAVMMIASDLARMPIRLNVNGQIDYSNKVVNLLNTRPNSLYNGYIFKLVVFANALLTSHGYVEITRDKLGNPISLTFRKTSEVELKSNRMGRPYYSHERTDDNGKFIRRNIKYEDMLDIKFYSLDGIHGLSLLDTLSKTIDSDNNGKDFLNNFLRNGTHAGGILKMKGVLNDKKARNRAREEFHKAFSGTKQAGKVVVLDESMTFDQLEVDTEVLKLIRENKSSTREIAGVFGIPLHKFGIETTNMSITDANLDYLSTLKPYITCVCAELNFKFNDEYTDKVCEFKFDTTEIRVVDEKTQAEIDKINIDSGKTNIDEVRKRDGLPPIPGGYGSIHRVDLNHVNIALVDEYQMNKSRGTDNKLKGGEEDGKGNENRKYHRSPFE; translated from the coding sequence GTGGGTATCTTCTTAAGAAACGAAAATAGAGATTTACAGTATAACGAAGACGATTTACAAATGATGGTTCAGACGTTACCTGGTTTTCAGGGTACTAATTTAAGACAGTATACGCCTATAGATGCCATTAAGCACAGTGACATTTTTACAGCAGTAATGATGATTGCGTCTGATTTAGCACGTATGCCTATTAGATTAAACGTTAACGGTCAGATTGATTATAGTAATAAGGTTGTTAATTTGCTTAATACTAGGCCGAATTCACTGTATAACGGCTATATCTTTAAATTGGTTGTATTTGCCAATGCTTTATTGACTTCTCATGGTTACGTTGAAATCACGCGTGATAAGTTAGGTAACCCTATTAGTTTAACTTTTAGAAAAACTTCAGAAGTAGAATTAAAATCCAACCGAATGGGACGTCCTTATTATTCACATGAACGTACTGATGATAACGGTAAGTTTATTAGGCGAAACATTAAATATGAAGATATGTTAGACATTAAATTCTATTCATTAGACGGGATTCATGGATTGTCGTTACTTGATACACTGAGCAAGACTATTGATTCTGATAACAATGGTAAGGACTTTTTAAACAACTTCTTACGTAATGGCACGCATGCAGGCGGAATACTTAAGATGAAAGGCGTCTTAAACGATAAAAAAGCAAGAAACCGTGCGAGAGAGGAATTCCACAAAGCGTTTAGTGGTACAAAGCAAGCAGGTAAGGTTGTTGTACTAGATGAGTCAATGACGTTTGATCAGCTAGAAGTGGATACAGAAGTTTTAAAACTAATCCGTGAGAATAAATCGTCCACACGTGAGATTGCCGGTGTATTCGGCATTCCGTTGCATAAATTCGGTATCGAAACTACGAACATGAGCATTACAGACGCAAACTTGGACTATCTTTCAACGTTAAAACCTTACATTACATGTGTGTGTGCAGAGTTGAATTTCAAATTTAATGATGAATACACAGACAAAGTTTGTGAATTTAAATTCGATACGACTGAAATACGTGTAGTTGATGAAAAGACACAAGCTGAAATCGATAAAATCAATATCGATTCAGGCAAAACAAACATTGATGAAGTCCGTAAGCGTGATGGTTTACCACCTATACCTGGGGGTTACGGTAGTATCCATCGTGTTGACCTCAACCACGTGAATATTGCGCTTGTTGATGAGTACCAAATGAATAAATCACGTGGTACTGATAACAAATTGAAAGGTGGTGAGGAAGATGGCAAAGGAAACGAGAATCGGAAATATCACAGAAGTCCGTTCGAATGA
- a CDS encoding phage terminase small subunit P27 family, whose protein sequence is MAGRPRKLLHNSKKNYTKEEIVEKERQEAQLNKFSKIDSHPPDFLDDIAKEEYLRILPYMQELPISNLDKAQLSQYCSFYSDFVRASLHLEATGGVVIEGANGESKVNPAFTAKEKAGTRMQQVANTLGLTIDSRLRIVVPEEKEDDDPFKEFVSDD, encoded by the coding sequence ATGGCAGGTAGACCTCGTAAACTTCTGCATAATTCGAAGAAGAATTACACCAAAGAAGAAATAGTCGAAAAAGAGCGTCAAGAAGCGCAATTAAACAAATTTTCAAAGATAGATTCACATCCACCTGACTTTTTAGATGATATCGCGAAAGAAGAATACCTAAGAATATTACCTTACATGCAAGAATTGCCAATATCAAATTTGGATAAAGCACAACTTTCACAATACTGCAGTTTTTACAGTGATTTTGTAAGAGCAAGTCTGCATTTAGAAGCAACAGGTGGCGTCGTTATTGAAGGAGCGAATGGAGAATCTAAAGTAAATCCTGCTTTTACTGCTAAAGAGAAAGCGGGTACTCGAATGCAACAAGTAGCTAACACGCTAGGATTAACAATCGATAGCCGATTACGCATCGTCGTCCCTGAAGAGAAAGAGGATGATGACCCATTCAAAGAGTTTGTGAGTGACGATTGA
- a CDS encoding phage major capsid protein encodes MNKKEILRSEISDLKRSIDLKIRYATRALDNDELEKAETLEKEIADLRSQIQEKEAELKKLQEKDNETENANPQPVVVEQERSYRQAPNLNELGISIQDTKVTSQEVRDFTNYLETREDIKGGSLKTDSGFVVIPEEIVTDILKLKEVEFNLDKYVTVKRVTNGSGKYPVVRQSEVAALEKVEELEENPELAVKPFFQLAYDINTHRGYFRISREAIEDAKVNVLQELKLWMARTIAATRNKAIIDVITKGSTGSKTSGFESEGAKLETKKAKSLDDIKDAVNLNVKPNYEHNVAIVSQTMFAKLDKMKDKLGNYLIQPDVKEKTQQRLLGAKVEILPDEMLGEKGKNTMIIGNLKDAIVLFDRSQYQASWTDYMHFGECLMVAVRQDCRILDNKSAIVIEYDDASAEEDLQEM; translated from the coding sequence ATGAATAAAAAAGAAATTTTACGTTCCGAAATTTCGGATTTGAAACGTAGTATTGATTTAAAAATCAGATACGCTACACGTGCATTAGACAACGACGAGTTAGAGAAAGCGGAGACTTTAGAAAAGGAAATCGCAGACTTGCGTTCACAAATTCAAGAGAAAGAAGCAGAGTTAAAGAAATTACAAGAGAAAGATAATGAAACAGAAAACGCAAACCCACAACCTGTAGTGGTCGAACAAGAACGTTCGTATCGTCAAGCACCAAACTTGAATGAATTAGGTATTTCAATTCAGGATACTAAAGTGACGTCACAAGAAGTTCGTGATTTTACTAATTATTTAGAAACACGTGAAGACATTAAAGGTGGTTCTTTAAAAACTGATTCAGGATTTGTAGTTATTCCGGAAGAAATCGTAACTGATATCTTAAAGTTAAAAGAAGTTGAATTTAACCTTGATAAGTACGTAACTGTTAAACGTGTTACTAACGGTTCTGGTAAATACCCTGTTGTACGTCAATCAGAGGTTGCAGCGCTTGAAAAGGTAGAAGAATTAGAAGAAAACCCTGAATTAGCGGTTAAACCATTCTTCCAATTGGCATACGACATCAATACACACCGTGGTTACTTCCGAATCTCTCGTGAAGCGATTGAAGATGCGAAGGTTAATGTATTACAAGAATTAAAATTATGGATGGCACGTACAATTGCAGCTACACGTAACAAAGCGATTATTGATGTCATCACTAAAGGTTCTACAGGATCTAAAACAAGTGGTTTCGAATCCGAAGGTGCTAAATTAGAGACTAAGAAAGCTAAATCTTTAGACGACATTAAAGACGCTGTGAACTTAAATGTGAAACCTAATTATGAACATAATGTTGCCATTGTATCTCAAACTATGTTCGCAAAATTAGATAAAATGAAAGACAAATTAGGTAACTACTTAATCCAACCTGACGTTAAAGAGAAAACGCAACAACGTTTATTAGGCGCTAAAGTGGAAATCTTGCCTGATGAAATGCTCGGTGAAAAAGGCAAAAACACGATGATTATTGGTAACTTAAAAGACGCTATTGTGTTATTTGACCGTTCACAATACCAAGCGTCATGGACTGATTACATGCACTTCGGTGAGTGCTTAATGGTTGCTGTGCGTCAAGATTGTCGTATTCTAGACAATAAATCAGCTATTGTTATTGAATATGACGATGCTTCAGCAGAAGAAGATTTGCAAGAAATGTAA
- the gpG gene encoding phage tail assembly chaperone G: MARPSIELITGYTKAGKPQTKKYLAKPIITLFDTIQGTKLAKKMQNLYADSDFKELTEEEYSVLSETEKAEYNDKLLEQEKVTLEMFDAIEEITTFIAEMFGNQFTSEELQKGLESGEKGFETLSEVLGTLIAGDVDETKKFVSEKTK; encoded by the coding sequence ATGGCGAGACCATCAATCGAATTAATCACAGGATACACAAAAGCAGGTAAACCACAGACAAAAAAATACTTAGCAAAACCTATCATCACACTATTCGACACAATTCAAGGGACTAAATTAGCAAAAAAAATGCAAAACCTTTACGCAGATTCTGATTTTAAAGAGTTGACGGAAGAAGAATACTCGGTTTTATCAGAAACAGAAAAAGCGGAATACAACGACAAATTGTTAGAACAAGAGAAGGTTACGCTTGAAATGTTTGATGCAATCGAAGAAATTACGACTTTTATTGCCGAAATGTTCGGGAATCAATTTACATCAGAAGAATTACAAAAAGGTTTAGAGAGTGGGGAAAAAGGTTTTGAAACCCTTTCTGAAGTTCTAGGCACCCTAATTGCAGGAGATGTGGACGAAACAAAAAAGTTCGTGAGCGAGAAAACGAAATAG
- the gpGT gene encoding phage tail assembly chaperone GT, which translates to MKLAKKLIEEGMDPDKVANMPIHFFLNIVASEVETKKKAKSFAEIFG; encoded by the coding sequence ATGAAACTAGCAAAGAAGTTGATTGAAGAAGGTATGGACCCCGATAAAGTCGCAAACATGCCTATTCACTTCTTTTTAAATATTGTCGCGTCTGAAGTAGAAACAAAGAAAAAGGCCAAAAGTTTTGCAGAAATCTTTGGCTAG
- a CDS encoding HK97 family phage prohead protease has protein sequence MAKETRIGNITEVRSNDDNEMVIEGYALKFDTWSENLGGFKETISRSALENTDLSDVRCLVDHVPSQIIGRTKSGTLELETDDVGLKYRCKLPNTTFARDLYENMRVGNINQCSFGFMLDEQGDEMRFDEKENIYKRTLKAIRELTDASVVTYPAYKDTDVKPALRSIENIKNDERKRALELKLKKHSITNKLGEVGHH, from the coding sequence ATGGCAAAGGAAACGAGAATCGGAAATATCACAGAAGTCCGTTCGAATGATGATAATGAAATGGTCATCGAGGGTTACGCTTTGAAATTTGATACCTGGTCAGAGAATTTAGGTGGATTTAAAGAAACTATATCACGTAGCGCTTTAGAAAACACTGATTTATCTGATGTACGTTGTTTAGTAGACCACGTGCCATCACAAATTATTGGTAGAACGAAGTCTGGAACTTTGGAACTTGAAACTGATGATGTTGGCTTGAAATACCGTTGTAAATTACCGAATACAACGTTTGCACGTGATTTATACGAGAATATGCGTGTGGGTAACATCAATCAATGTTCATTCGGTTTTATGTTAGACGAACAAGGCGATGAAATGCGTTTTGATGAAAAAGAGAACATCTATAAACGTACTTTAAAAGCTATTCGTGAGTTAACAGACGCGTCAGTGGTAACTTATCCTGCATACAAAGACACTGATGTTAAACCGGCATTACGTAGCATTGAGAACATTAAAAATGACGAACGCAAAAGAGCGTTAGAGTTAAAACTCAAAAAACATTCAATTACAAATAAGCTTGGTGAAGTTGGACACCATTAA
- a CDS encoding head-tail adaptor protein: MRFNPNRLNERVTFCEDVSQSIRGLPQRPITKELYSCFACIQDSKESDTQTSLTTGTQFIKTVIIRDPRGDYQPNNKHYIIHDGEKYPIKYVKKDYQDKSYLRVYCEVVL; this comes from the coding sequence ATGCGGTTCAATCCGAACAGATTAAATGAGCGCGTAACTTTTTGTGAGGATGTCAGCCAATCAATTAGAGGATTACCTCAACGACCTATTACAAAAGAGTTGTACAGTTGTTTTGCTTGTATTCAAGATTCTAAAGAGTCCGATACACAAACAAGTTTAACAACAGGCACTCAATTCATTAAAACAGTTATCATACGTGATCCACGTGGTGATTATCAGCCGAATAATAAGCACTATATTATTCATGATGGCGAAAAATACCCGATAAAATACGTTAAAAAGGACTACCAAGACAAATCTTACTTACGTGTTTACTGTGAGGTGGTGCTATAA
- a CDS encoding major tail protein produces the protein MEKLKLNLQHFAESTGVSGIAIGVTNFYWAPIETDTDKEWKVKSGHRTRFLKEIEVDRPQETEEEYGDNIVAATAVSNGKLSVKTTFVTIPAEQKAFLAGAKKGEGGFKYGANDIPPDVAVVFERTNHDGSSEWVGLFKGKFTRPNLSGQTKQDKIEFQNDEVEGSFIDRLFDESSHVTGFDKKGEHKGRDYVFTETFGKTFDEFIKDLDQEFEMEEDKKAMPGKTSKKEVTRVSLSKPSTTIKQGKTEQLSATTEPLGQPVTYKVTEGEEYISVSPEGLVNANQVGRGVVTATSGDQSDTISIEVEEDELQMI, from the coding sequence ATGGAAAAATTAAAATTAAACTTGCAACATTTTGCAGAATCAACTGGCGTATCAGGTATCGCTATTGGTGTAACTAACTTTTATTGGGCCCCAATCGAAACTGATACAGATAAAGAATGGAAAGTAAAAAGCGGACACCGTACACGCTTCTTAAAAGAAATCGAAGTAGACCGTCCACAAGAAACCGAAGAAGAATACGGTGACAACATTGTTGCTGCAACAGCAGTGTCTAACGGTAAATTATCGGTTAAAACAACATTTGTTACTATCCCTGCCGAACAAAAAGCATTCTTAGCAGGTGCTAAAAAAGGCGAGGGCGGTTTTAAATACGGTGCAAACGATATTCCACCAGATGTTGCGGTTGTGTTTGAACGTACAAATCATGATGGCTCATCCGAATGGGTAGGATTATTCAAAGGTAAATTCACACGTCCAAACTTATCAGGTCAAACAAAACAAGATAAAATCGAGTTCCAAAATGACGAAGTTGAAGGTTCATTTATTGACCGTTTATTCGACGAATCATCACATGTGACTGGATTCGATAAAAAAGGTGAGCATAAAGGACGTGACTATGTATTTACTGAAACTTTTGGTAAAACATTCGATGAGTTTATCAAAGACCTTGACCAAGAATTTGAAATGGAAGAGGATAAAAAAGCGATGCCGGGAAAGACGAGTAAGAAAGAGGTAACGCGTGTATCTCTTTCTAAACCGTCAACAACAATTAAACAAGGTAAAACTGAACAGTTATCAGCTACAACTGAACCACTAGGACAACCCGTAACATATAAAGTTACTGAGGGCGAAGAATATATTAGCGTGAGTCCTGAAGGTTTAGTGAATGCAAATCAAGTTGGTAGAGGTGTTGTTACAGCTACTTCAGGAGACCAAAGTGACACTATTAGTATTGAAGTAGAAGAAGATGAATTACAAATGATTTAA
- a CDS encoding terminase large subunit: MLDYTTIYAQKVVKGEILVSKKNFKVAERHLNDLKYPPEGCYWDVDKANKAIKFIEMLPDPKTNEPMPLMLFQKFIVGSIYGWRRDGGFRRFTKCYVSMARKQGKSLVVSGMSLNELLFGQYPKYNRQIYVSSSTYKQAQTIFKMASQQIKLLRSKSDYIRKSTDVRKTDLAHIDSTSVFEPLSNNPDAVDGKDPTVAILDELASMPDDEMYSRFKTGMTLQKNPLTLLISTAGDNLNSQMYQEYKYISKILSGEVKADNYFVYCAEMDSENEVNDESLWIKAMPLLESEEHRDTILRNIKADIQDELEKGTSFHKILIKNFNLWQANKEDSLININEWESIEVNRDDYSLYGKDVYIGVDLSRLDDLTSVGFIFPTDDGDMLIDSHSFIGLRTTLEQKSKRDKINYEKLINTGEAEVTTSESGMIDYKRVIEYIFDVVEEYQLNVKALCYDPWNAQSFVTTLESMVIDWPLIEVGQSFRSLSQPIKQFRVWVAEKTIKHFGNNLLTIAVNNAVLIYDGEDNVKINKKMNRQNIDPIISVITAFSEASMHEFEVDWSSIYENEEFGF; the protein is encoded by the coding sequence ATGTTAGATTACACAACAATTTATGCACAAAAAGTAGTCAAAGGCGAGATACTTGTAAGTAAGAAGAATTTTAAAGTGGCTGAACGTCATTTGAATGATTTAAAATATCCACCTGAAGGTTGTTATTGGGATGTGGATAAAGCAAATAAGGCAATCAAATTCATCGAGATGTTACCTGACCCTAAAACGAATGAACCTATGCCTTTAATGCTCTTTCAGAAGTTTATCGTAGGGAGTATTTACGGTTGGCGACGTGATGGTGGCTTTAGGCGGTTTACTAAATGTTATGTAAGTATGGCACGTAAACAAGGTAAATCGCTAGTGGTATCGGGAATGTCGCTTAATGAGTTGCTTTTTGGTCAATATCCGAAATACAACCGACAAATATATGTATCATCATCAACTTACAAGCAAGCACAAACGATATTTAAGATGGCAAGTCAACAAATCAAATTGCTACGTTCAAAAAGCGATTACATTCGTAAATCAACAGATGTACGCAAAACAGATTTAGCACATATTGATTCAACAAGCGTGTTCGAACCGTTATCAAACAATCCTGATGCTGTTGATGGTAAAGACCCAACTGTAGCTATACTGGATGAATTGGCAAGCATGCCAGACGATGAAATGTATTCAAGATTTAAAACGGGTATGACACTGCAGAAGAACCCACTCACCCTCTTAATTTCGACGGCAGGGGATAACCTCAATAGTCAGATGTATCAAGAATATAAATACATCTCGAAAATATTATCGGGCGAAGTTAAAGCGGATAATTACTTTGTATACTGTGCCGAAATGGATTCAGAAAATGAAGTGAATGACGAATCACTGTGGATTAAGGCAATGCCGCTTTTAGAGTCTGAGGAACATAGAGACACAATACTGAGAAATATTAAAGCGGATATTCAAGATGAATTAGAAAAAGGTACGTCATTCCATAAGATTTTGATTAAAAACTTTAACCTTTGGCAAGCGAACAAAGAAGATAGCTTAATCAATATTAATGAATGGGAATCAATCGAAGTGAATCGTGATGATTATAGTTTGTACGGCAAAGACGTTTATATCGGTGTCGATTTATCACGACTTGACGACTTAACTTCTGTAGGGTTTATATTCCCAACAGATGATGGTGATATGTTAATCGACAGCCATTCGTTTATTGGATTAAGGACCACGCTCGAACAGAAGTCGAAACGTGACAAGATTAATTACGAAAAATTAATTAATACAGGAGAGGCGGAAGTGACCACATCGGAAAGTGGCATGATTGATTACAAGCGTGTTATTGAGTATATATTCGACGTTGTGGAAGAGTATCAGTTAAACGTAAAAGCGTTGTGTTATGATCCATGGAATGCACAATCATTTGTGACCACGCTAGAATCCATGGTGATTGATTGGCCTCTAATTGAAGTTGGGCAAAGTTTCAGAAGCCTTTCACAACCTATTAAGCAATTTCGAGTATGGGTTGCTGAAAAGACGATTAAACATTTTGGTAATAACCTATTAACCATTGCCGTAAATAACGCTGTTTTAATTTACGACGGAGAGGACAACGTTAAGATTAACAAGAAGATGAATCGACAAAATATTGACCCTATCATCTCTGTCATAACTGCTTTTAGTGAAGCGAGTATGCATGAATTCGAGGTGGATTGGTCATCAATATATGAAAATGAAGAATTCGGATTTTAA
- a CDS encoding HNH endonuclease: MPVMRRCSHPTCNKLISFNESYCDKHKTYTNAKYNDVRQRNDPEYLRFYKSKQWQNLREIVMMENDYICQSCGRQANVVDHIIPTKVDWSKRLDKNNLQPLCNECHNRKTKREQKEVPHINERGR; this comes from the coding sequence ATGCCAGTAATGCGACGTTGTAGTCATCCGACATGCAACAAACTAATTAGCTTTAACGAAAGCTATTGCGATAAGCATAAGACGTATACAAACGCTAAATACAACGATGTAAGGCAAAGGAATGACCCAGAATACCTAAGGTTCTATAAATCAAAACAGTGGCAGAATTTGAGGGAAATCGTGATGATGGAGAACGATTATATTTGTCAATCGTGTGGAAGACAAGCAAATGTCGTTGACCATATTATCCCGACAAAAGTAGATTGGTCAAAACGATTGGATAAAAACAATTTGCAACCATTATGCAACGAATGCCACAACAGAAAAACGAAAAGAGAGCAGAAGGAAGTCCCCCACATTAATGAACGGGGGCGGTGA